One window of the Eucalyptus grandis isolate ANBG69807.140 chromosome 8, ASM1654582v1, whole genome shotgun sequence genome contains the following:
- the LOC104456424 gene encoding E3 ubiquitin-protein ligase RING1-like, with translation MASSGGRTGAGAGFGGGPQLYYCHQCRSTVSINRSPTADLVCPDCNGEFLEESESPDVSPMLPPFFPFENFGSGGSAGSGSGSGGGMSFSSGAGLPGGGGMDDFSALFGGASAFGDGGGNSNNPDAFNPLLFLNNYFQTLRAGGANIQFVIDNNTGGDSGGSFRFPGNINLGDYFIGSNLEQLIQQLAENDPNRYGTPPASKTAINGLPVVKIDEESLASDNSQCAVCKDTFELGEEAKQMPCKHIYHSDCILPWLELHNSCPVCRHELPTDDPDYEQRNRGPQAQQVLGGRTQTDVSSDLSGAPASGDSSQTPQTMERRFRISLPLPWPFNRTFGSPAETSDSGSGSGNNNGNNDGNSNTGGGANRNFESETRQEDLD, from the exons atggCATCCTCTGGCGGCAGgaccggcgccggcgccggcttCGGCGGCGGCCCGCAGCTCTATTATTGTCACCAGTGCAGAAGTACGGTCTCGATCAACCGCTCCCCGACCGCCGATCTCGTCTGCCCCGACTGCAACGGCGAATTCTTAGAGGAGTCCGAGAGCCCCGACGTCAGCCCCATGCTCCCCCCCTTCTTCCCCTTCGAGAACTTCGGCAGCGGCGGCTCCGccgggtcggggtcggggtcgggcgGCGGCATGAGTTTCAGCTCCGGCGCCGGACTCCCTGG GGGCGGGGGGATGGACGATTTCTCGGCGCTCTTCGGGGGCGCCTCCGCcttcggcgacggcggcggcaacaGCAACAATCCGGACGCGTTCAACCCCCTCCTCTTCCTCAACAACTACTTCCAAACCCTAAGAGCCGGCGGCGCCAACATTCAGTTCGTCATTGACAACAATACCGGCGGCGACAGCGGCGGCTCCTTCCGCTTCCCCGGGAACATCAACCTAGGCGACTACTTTATTGGCTCCAATCTCGAGCAACTAATCCAGCAACTCGCGGAGAACGATCCCAATCGCTACGGCACGCCCCCTGCGTCGAAGACCGCAATTAATGGGCTTCCGGTTGTCAAGATCGACGAGGAATCGCTCGCCTCAGACAATTCGCAGTGTGCGGTCTGTAAGGACACGTTTGAGCTTGGTGAGGAGGCAAAGCAAATGCCTTGTAAGCATATATACCATTCTGATTGCATTTTGCCCTGGTTggaattgcacaattcttgccCTGTTTGTAGACATGAATTACCCACTGATGATCCTGATTATGAGCAAAGGAATAGGGGTCCCCAGGCCCAGCAAGTTCTTGGTGGTCGGACCCAAACCGATGTGTCTAGTGACTTGTCCGGTGCTCCTGCGTCTGGAGACAGTTCTCAGACGCCACAGACAATGGAGCGGCGATTCAGGATTTCGTTGCCACTTCCATGGCCGTTCAACAGGACATTTGGTTCTCCTGCAGAGACAAGTGATAGTGGCAGTGGGAGTGGTAACAATAATGGAAACAACGATGGGAATTCAAATACTGGGGGTGGCGCAAATCGGAACTTTGAATCGGAAACCAGACAGGAAGATCTTGATTGA